The Pygocentrus nattereri isolate fPygNat1 chromosome 2, fPygNat1.pri, whole genome shotgun sequence genome has a window encoding:
- the gmpr2 gene encoding GMP reductase 2: MPRIENDIKLDFKDVLLRPKRSTLKSRSEVDLMRSFTFRNSKGSYRGIPIIAANMDTVGTFEMAVALHQFSLFTAVHKHYCVDDWKEFATKHPECLESVAVSTGTSEADFERLGAILAAVPQVQYVCVDVANGYSEHFVHFVKDVRQKFPSHTIMAGNVVTGEMVEELILAGADIIKVGIGPGSVCTTRKKTGVGYPQLSAVIECADAAHGLGGHIISDGGCTCPGDVSKAFGAGADFVMLGGMLAGHNESGGEIIEKNGKKYKLFYGMSSDTAMRKHVGGVAEYRASEGKTVEVPYKGPVEDTVRDVLGGVRSTCTYVGAAKLKELSRRTTFIRVTQQLNTVFGTDN, from the exons ATGCCTCGCATCGAGAATGACATCAAGCTCGACTTCAAGGACGTGCTGCTTCGTCCCAAACGCAGCACCCTCAAGTCCCGCAGTGAG gtgGACCTGATGCGCAGTTTTACTTTCAGAAATTCGAAAGGCAGTTACAGAGGTATCCCTATCATAGCTGCTAACATGGACACAGTTGGAACTTTCGAGATGGCTGTGGCGCTGCATCAG TTCTCACTGTTCACTGCCGTACACAAACATTACTGTGTAGATGACTGGAAAGAGTTTGCCACAAAGCACCCAGAATGCCTAGAA AGCGTGGCAGTCAGTACAGGGACGAGTGAGGCTGATTTTGAGAGGCTCGGCGCCATTTTAGCAGCTGTCCCTCAGGTCCAGTACGTTTGTGTGGACGTAGCAAATGGATACTCTGaacattttgtgcattttgtcaAGGACGTGAGGCAGAAGTTCCCTTCACACACCATCATG GCTGGTAATGTAGTGACTGGAGAAATGGTGGAAGAGCTGATTCTCGCTGGTGCTGACATCATAAAAGTGGGCATTGGTCCAG gCTCGGTGTGTACAACCCGTAAGAAGACAGGTGTGGGCTACCCTCAGCTGAGTGCTGTAATCGAGTGCGCTGATGCTGCACATGGCCTGGGTGGACACATCATCTCT GATGGAGGATGCACCTGCCCAGGTGATGTTTCTAAGGCTTTCG GTGCAGGGGCAGACTTTGTGATGCTAGGTGGGATGCTGGCAGGTCACAACGAGAGCGGGGGTGAGATCATTGAGAAGAATGGGAAGAAGTACAAACTTTTTTATGGCATGAGCTCTGACACAGCAATGAGGAAGCATGTAGGAGGAGTAGCAGAGTACAG AGCATCCGAGGGTAAGACGGTTGAGGTGCCATATAAAGGCCCAGTGGAGGACACCGTGAGAGACGTGCTGGGAGGTGTTCGCTCCACTTGTACCTACGTAGGAGCCGCTAAACTGAAAGAGCTGAGTCGCCGTACCACCTTCATTAGAGTGACTCAGCAGCTTAACACTGTGTTTGGTACTGATAACTAG